ATAAAAAAAGTAGTTTCCAAATATTTGTTCAGGTTCATCAAGCAATGAAACTCCACATGGCGCTATTTGCTTGAGATATTTTTTATCAAAAACATACTTCCAACTATTAGGAACTACATCTTTACCAAGCCTTTGCTCTACTTCTTGTTTGTTATATGCTAGTCCTGTTGTTCCATAACTATACACTACAGCATAGTTATTACCTGGATCATTTATCTGTGAAACTTTATCATAAATTACTTTATTACGATAATTTAGGTTTGGTAACTTTGACTTATCTAACTTAACTAGTGCATTAGATGCTATTTCACTATTTAAATACAATGCACCTTGCTCAATTAGATCAAAACCGGATGATCCTGTCATTATTTTCGCACGAGTCATATTATCATCAGAGGTATAGATATACTTAACTCTAGTATTAGATAGCTCCGAAAAGCATGGAACTATATTAGGAGATATGTAATCTGCCCAGTTAGTAAAATTTAGTTGTGTTTTAGTTTGTGTAGCTGTGATAGGACTTTTAAGAATTTTATTATCACAAATGTATGACTCAACTTTTGAGTATGCCAAATTAAACAAGCTAACAAGCAGGCCAAAAATAAAAACCTTTCGTTTCATAAAAGTAACACACACTCTAGTTGTTATAAAATTCCTTTAAGTATATACTAAAGCGTGGTATTGAAGAAATAAAAAGTAAAATAATGGAACAAATTATTAGTAGTAAAAAATTTGGGCTTATAAGGCTAATAATGATAAACATTATTGCTGTTGATAGCTTAAGAAATATTTCTATCACGGCTCACGCTGGCTGGATCGTTATAACTTTTTATATTTTAGCTGGAATTTTCTTCTTGATTCCATGTGCACTACTAACTGCAGAAATGTCTACAGGTTCTTCACAAGAAACTGGTGGTGTTTATATTTGGGTTAAAAAGGCATTTGGTAAGAGATTAGGTTTTTTAGTTATCTGGTTACAGTGGGTTTATAACTTAGTTTGGTTTCCATCTATTTGTGGTTTTTTTGCTGGAGTAATTGCCTATGTCATAGCACCGCTGACAGGGGAAGGCGCTAATCAATTAGTCGCTAACCCATGGTATATGATTTCAATGAGTTTAGTGATGTTTTGGAGTGCAACAGCAATTAATTTATT
This Francisella opportunistica DNA region includes the following protein-coding sequences:
- a CDS encoding polyamine ABC transporter substrate-binding protein → MKRKVFIFGLLVSLFNLAYSKVESYICDNKILKSPITATQTKTQLNFTNWADYISPNIVPCFSELSNTRVKYIYTSDDNMTRAKIMTGSSGFDLIEQGALYLNSEIASNALVKLDKSKLPNLNYRNKVIYDKVSQINDPGNNYAVVYSYGTTGLAYNKQEVEQRLGKDVVPNSWKYVFDKKYLKQIAPCGVSLLDEPEQIFGNYFFYHGIDPNTNSKAEYEKAALDIIRNVRPYIKYFDSNKYQNDFTAGNLCLVMGYSGDVVRSVERAKSVNPDVTLAYVIPKEGTNIWFDMLMIPKGAKDLDKVYALMNYIIDPYVSAQNSNYLYQPNAVTQNKKYLDDIFDDTNIRPTDEMIKKMYVLNIHDAEMQSFISRMWMNVKYGIEFTPKYYKPQ